In the genome of Magnetococcales bacterium, one region contains:
- a CDS encoding aminodeoxychorismate/anthranilate synthase component II — MVLMIDNFDSFTYNLVQYFGELGQDVRVFRNNAITLEEITLFNPDHIVLSPGPCAPDQAGITLEVIRQFGGRFPILGVCLGHQAIGQAFGGKVVRAPYVMHGKTSPIHHHDIGVFSGIPRPFDATRYHSLVVERETLPVCLKVTAWTEDGLIMGLKHQSMPVEGVQFHPESILTQHGHALLRNFLQQS, encoded by the coding sequence ATGGTTCTCATGATCGATAATTTTGACTCCTTTACCTACAACCTGGTCCAATATTTCGGTGAACTTGGACAGGATGTTCGTGTTTTTCGCAACAATGCCATAACGTTGGAGGAGATAACCCTCTTCAACCCGGACCACATCGTTCTCTCTCCAGGCCCCTGTGCCCCGGATCAGGCGGGGATCACTCTGGAGGTCATTCGCCAGTTTGGTGGACGTTTTCCCATTCTGGGGGTTTGTTTGGGGCATCAGGCCATTGGGCAGGCCTTTGGTGGCAAGGTTGTCAGGGCCCCGTATGTCATGCATGGCAAAACGTCGCCGATTCATCACCACGATATAGGCGTTTTTTCCGGCATCCCACGCCCTTTCGATGCCACCCGTTACCACTCTCTGGTGGTGGAAAGGGAGACGTTGCCGGTTTGCCTGAAGGTGACAGCCTGGACTGAAGACGGATTGATCATGGGTTTGAAGCACCAAAGCATGCCTGTAGAGGGCGTCCAGTTTCATCCGGAGTCCATTCTGACACAGCATGGCCACGCCCTGTTGCGCAATTTTCTTCAGCAATCGTAA